In Gadus chalcogrammus isolate NIFS_2021 chromosome 1, NIFS_Gcha_1.0, whole genome shotgun sequence, the sequence CAAGCTTCTGCAGATTTGCTCTGTGTTGATATTTACACATACAGTCAACAGAAATGGATTACGTTTACGGCGAACATTGAGCCAATTTCAAGAAAAGCTATATATCTGAATCATTGCAACGAATGCCATTATGAACCAATTGCATGTGTTAAAGGAAAAACCTCTCATACATGCTTTAGTTTAACTAGCTTCTGTGAAATGTCGCACAAAATGTCCAATGCAGACCTTGTTTCACCACGTAAAAAATGTAGTGATAAATTAAAAGATCTaaggaaaaagaaaacatatgctgAAGACACAGAATATAGGCGAGTTAAAAAGCTAAAAACACAAGAAAGATATTATTGTGATGAACAGTATCAAGCAAATCGGAAAACTAGCAGTATCGAAAAATATACTAATAATGAACCGTTCAAACAACAACTCATAAACAGCGGTATCGAAAAATATGCTAATAATGAAACGTACAAAGAAGAAGTAAAAAAACGCAGTATTGAAAAATATGCTAATAATGAACCATTCAAACAACAAGTAATAAACCgcagttttgaaaaatatgctAATAATGAACCATTCAAACAACAAGTAAAAAACCGCAGTATTGAAAAATATGCTAATAATGAACCATTCAAACAACAAGTTAAAAACCGCAGTATTGAAAAATATGCTAATAATGAACCGTTTAAAGAACAAGTCATAAACAGCGGTATAGAAAAATATGCTAATAATGAGCAGTACaaagaacaagtaaaaaacCGCAGTATTGAAAAATATACTAATAATCCTGCCCATCGTGACCAGGTGATACAAAGAATTGTAATCAAATACAGAGAAGATCCGGCTTATAAGCCCTCTGTAATTGAAAGAAACTGTCAAAAGAGACTTAATCTAACCCTCTTAAAACATAATATCGACTTTGTAATTGAACTCTTCCAAGAAGAGGTCAAACATGGACCAGaacatgtttgttgtgtatgtcaCAGATTATTGTTCCGAAAGCAAGTTAGATTATGTGACGTGTCTTCATTTGAATCCAAGACTTCAACAGTGTCAGCAATTGCAAAACAATGCATTACCACAAAATATCTCCATCAATGTGATAACGCATGTTTAACGCCATGCACACTAAAACAGACAGTTGCTGGGAAATTGTGGATATGTTTCAGTTGCAACTCCAAGATACTCAGTGGTAAGGTTCCCCAGGAGAGCGCTGTTAACAATATGGCATTGGATCCAATTCCTGACGAATTAGGCACACTGAACTCATTAGAACAACACCTGTGCGCATTGAATATTCCCTTTATGCGACTTGTGGCATTGCCACGAGGTTCTCAGAATTCTGTCCATGGGCCGGTGACTTGCGTTCCATCAAACAGCGATGTAGTCACTTCGGTTCTCCCTAGGCTAGAAAATCAAGATTTAATGATCCGAataaaactgaaaagaaaaCTTACTTATAAGGGGCATTATCAGTATCAATATGTGCACactcaaaaaatccaaaatgcgATAGCCTGTTTAAAGGACATGAATAAATGGTATAAGGACATAGACTTTAACGCAGAATGGGAAAATCCCTTGCCAGAAGATGCATGTTCTGTTTTGAAAGAATGCAACCCAGTTAATGACACTCCATCTGCACCTGAAAGCAGTGACATTACAACTCAATCAGACCAGGTGTCGGATGATGAAGAAGCTGACCACATCTATGAAACTCAAACACACGGGTTACTTTTGGACACATGTTTGCAACCAATTGATATCGCACAGGAAATATTTGATCAGCATTTCGAAAGTGTTTTATCAATAGCTCCAGCTGAGGGCAACAGTCCTGTTAGGCTGCTGACAGATAAGGGCAATGAAGCAAAATGTTTTCCAACTCTTTTCCCCAAAGGGACAGGTACATTCCATGATGCACGGCCCCACAGGCTCACTCTCAGTAGATACATCAACACACGAATCCTAAATGCTGATGGGAGGTTTAGCAGCAACTTGGACTACATTTTCTATGCTCAATATTTATCCGAGGTCAATCAGGTTGTTTCCAAGGTTTCCATAGCGTTGAGAAAAGGTTACCATGCAGGGGAATCATTGGCTATAACTTCCGCCATGCTTTCAAACAAAGACTATGTACAAAATGTCTTAAAAACCGATCTCGGTTACAAGTTCCTTCAACCGATCCGAGGGACTCCAGTTTTTTGGCAAGGTGTACAGAAAAATCTATTTGCTATGGTTCGTCAGCTTGGTGTCCCTACTTGGTTCTGTTCATTTTCATGTGCTGATTTACGCTGGACTGAACTCATCGATGTTTTCATGAGACTACAGAAAATACAGGGAAATGTCAACGACCTGGACTGGTCACAGAGGTGCAATTTACTCAAAACTAATCCGGTTACCGCGGCAAGAATGTTCCAACACAGGTTTCAGACTTTCCTAAATGACGTCATCAAGTCACCAGCTAACCCCATTGGTAAAGTTATCGACACATTTTTTAGAGTTGAATTCCAACAACGCGGCTCACCCCATACTCATTGTCTGTTCTGGGTAGAAAATGCACCGAAAATAGGCAAAAACACAGACCAAGAAGTCACACAATTTATTGATAAATACATCAGTTGTGAACTCCCGCCAGCAACCGACGCATTGCATGAAGTTGTTTCCAGCGTTCAAAAACACAGCTCCAAGCACTCAAAGAGTTGTAGGAAAAAAGGCACAACATGCAGATTTAACTTTCCACGTCCTCCAAGCAACCACACCTTTCTTTGTAGAAGTAAAACAGACGAGGACCAGGAGGTAACAGACGCTGATCCGATAGACGTCTCTATATTAGAAATGCGAAAAGAAAAAGAGGTGGCTAAAAGTGTCATGACAAGGGTCAAACATGCTCTTTCAAGTCCAGACCTAACCTTCGACACTGTGGATCAGCTATTTGCTTCCATTAACATcacccaggaaatgtttgaaaaTGCCTACCgattgacaaccaataaaaacgcGGTTGTACACAAACGCAACCCATCAGATGTTTACGTTAATCAATACAACAAAGACCTTTTGCGTTGCTGGGATGCCAACATGGACATACAATATGTCTGCGATGCTTTTGCTTGTGTAGTATACATAATATCCTACATCTCAAAAGCAGAACAAGACATGGGCTTATTGTTACAACAtactcaaaatgaaatgaaaaaacatgGAAATTTAGATGCAAAACAAACACTCAATAAGTTGGGAAGTGTCTTTCTCCACAATCGCGAGGTCTCAGCTCAAGAAAGTGTTTATCGAGTTACAAACATGCATCTCAACGAATGCTCAAGACTGGTCACATTTATCCCTACTGGTGAAAATACCGTCAGAATGAGTTTTCCTCTCAGTGTCATTCAAAGCAAAGCAGAACAGGATGACACATCAACAGACTCGATATGGATGACGAGCATAACGGACCGCTATAAAAACCGCCCCCAGGGCGCAATTTTTCATGATATTTGTATAGCCACATTTGCTTCAAAATACAGAGTTCTGTACGGGAAAGAGCAGCACAGCCAGGGCTCTGTTAAACTGGAAAATAACACTGGCTTTGTTAAGATGAGAACTAGGGGACCTGATGCTGTTGCTAAATACGCTCGTTTCTCACAAACCAAATATCCAGAAAAACACTACCACAGTTTGCTACAATTGTTTTTGCCTCATTATTCAACAGATGAGTTAAAACCTCCACCGTACAACAGTTATGAGCAGTTTTACAGGACCGGTTCCATCACTAACAGCAGCAATACAACGCAAAGTGTTAAGGAAGTTGTAGATTTCAATAGATCCCTGTTTGAAGTAGATGCAGATGAGCTCGACAGATGCCAAGAGGTTGCAGGGCACCGCGGGGCTCACGACGAGGCATGGGCAGACCTTTGCCCTGAATCTGAGTTGGAGCGATTAGAATGTCAGGAGGAGATGTCTAACAACAACGACACAAATCACAATGAAAGAGAAGCCATACCGGACTTGCAGTCGGACGCAAAGGCAACGCTGTCTAAAGAATTTCCCACACACTCGATACAAAGAGCTGAAGGTCTGTCCATTATGCGCACGTTAAACGAACAACAGACTCAAATTTTTTACAAAATCCGCGCATGGTGCCTTGACAAAATCAATGGCAAAAACCCAGACCCGTTTCGCGTATTCATTTCAGGGGGAGCAGGCACGGGAAAGTCGCACCTGATTAAAGCTGTGTACTACGAGTCATGCAGACTCTTTGCAAGAATGTCCATTAATCCAGACGACACTCATGTTTTGCTAGCTGCTCCTACAGGAGTAGCAGCATATAATATCAACGGAAGCACAATACACAGCACCTTTGCTATTACTACCACTGCCAAACTGCCATATCAACCTCTAGGAGATGAAAGAATCAATTCGTTAAGAGCCACCATGAAAGACTTACAAATACTCATTTTGGACGAGGTGAGTATGGTTGATCATAAAATCCTGACGTATGTCCATGGCAGACTACGACAAATAAAGCAACAAGGAGATTATGCATTGTTTGGGAATGTATCAATCATGGCAGTTGGTGACTTCTTCCAGCTCGGCCCTGTAAAGGGAACACCTCTTTACCACGAGCAATTGGTGACCGATCTGTGGAACAATCATTTCACTCACATTGAGTTGACAAAGATAATgcgacaaaaaaacaaagagtttGCTGAAACATTAAATCGTCTTAGAAAACACAGAAAAGGAGACAATCTTTACCAGCGAGATGAAGTCTTGCTAAGACAACGCGAGACCGGCGAGGGGGAACTGACACAGGACCTTCACATTTTCGCCACAAACGATGAAGTGGCAGCCCATAACACCGCCATGTTACACAAGACGTGTACGGATTTGGTGCAAATTAAAGCTCAAGATTCTCAGAGAAACCCTACCACAGGACAagtaacaagaaaaaataatccAAAATTTGATAGTCAGACATGTTTAAGCAGAACGTTAATCGTTGGTCCATCAGCTCGCGTAATGCTCATCAAAAATATAGATCTGTCAGATGGATTGGTCAATGGTGTATTCGGTACCGTTTGCAAAATCACCTTTGAAGGGAACGTTCAGTTTCCCAAAACCATTTTGGTTAAGTTTGACAATGACACAATCGGCAGGAAACTGAGGAGTAGGTCTATATGCTTTGAGCCTCAATTTCAACAAGCAACACCCATAGATGCTGTGGAAGACAAAGTAATGACTGGTGGATCTAGACGCCAATACCCGTTACGCCTAGCATGGGCCTGTACCATACACAAAGTTCAAGGTTTAACTTTAGAAAGAGCTGTAGTGTCCCTTAAAAGGATATTTGCAGCTGGCCAAGCATATGTAGCATTAAGCCGAGTAACGTGTGAGGAAAACCTTATCATTCAAGACTACGCAGCCAAAGCCTTCTATTCGAAACCAGACATCGACATTTCCCTGCAAAAAATGGAACCATTCATTGCAACTCCACCAGCAGAAATAACTTCAACCCTCAAAATATGCCTCCACAACATTCAAGGTCTATGTCAACACATGGAAGACCTTAAACATGACCAGAGAATCTTGAGTGCTGACATCATTTGCGTGACAGAAACATGGCTGGAGCAAAGCACATCAGTCAGTTCCATTGAAatgccaggttggacttttaaTCACAAACTCCGGTCCCAATCCTACCATAACATGACCCAATTCCAAGACTTGGTAAACAAACGGCACGGTGGTGTGGGCTACTATCACAAAGACCACATCACTTGTAACATTATACACATGCCGTGCAGTGACTTGGAAGCCATCATGTTTAATGTTCAGCCTTTGAATTACAATTTCATTGTGCTGTACAAACCGCCATCATATCAACTCGCCTTATTCAAACAAAATCTCGCTTTGGTAATGCAACAATTTAACCAACTTTCAGGAGGAAAGGTAATTATGGGTGACTTCAACGACAATGCCCTTGTTTCTAAATCTGCAGAAAATTTCATGCAACAACAAGGTTACACCCAAATTGTCTCTTCGCCAACAACAGAAAACGACACAACAATTGATCACGTTTACATTCGTGACATTAGTCCCACTGATATCAAAGTGCAAATTCTGTCCACCTACTACTCCGATCATGAGTGCCTCTGTTTAGATTTCCTTCTGTAACTGGTTAGCTCGTTTAGCTCGCAGGTTTTAGCACTACccaatattttaaatgttttgtctgtcttttctatttattcaaataaataataaatattaaatattatatattttttatttttttacattttctattttttccaATAAATCATGAATTTTCTCCCCATAATTTTTTTATGGATTTGCCCCTCTAATGAAAGCCATAgatatggttttttttttagcaCTACCCAatgatttaaatgttttgtctttgtcttttctattttttctaatcaataataaatattatcaattataccttttttttttcaattttttctaataaataatacatattatccattttttactttttggatttTAACTTTACATTTACTccccatttttttattttttttttttttatttgccccTCTAATAAAAGCCATAGCTATTTTGGCCCTTTTCAGCATTTTTTCCCTATTCATctataacttacaatttacaataagggtacatagATAAGCTATTTGTTAATGCTTAGTTAATAACTCATAGCTAACTAACCATTTCTAAATACTTGCGTAATGCTTGATTAGCATTAACTAAGTCAAACTAACTGTTATCCTTAGTTAATGCTAATCTAAGCATCAACCAAGTGAAACTAACTGTAATGCTTAGTTAATACTTATCTTAGCATTAACTAAGAATTACAGTTACTTTTACTTAGTTAATACTTATCTTAGCATTAACTAAGTAAAACTAACTGTTAGGCTTAGTTAATACTATGGTAAGTATAGTTAACTAAGCATACTTAATGCCTAACCAATCATTACTTCACATTAAATAGTGTTAAATACGCATTAACAAACCATTGATAACATTACGTAAGTATTAGTCCACATATATATGATGTACCCTCATTGTAGTATGTTAACCATGGATTTAGGTTTCCTTTTTATTCAATCTTTAAAATACCATTtgaatttttttgatttttcctAATTTATTTGCCTCTCAAAACCCAACCCCTCGTCCACGTCGTGAGAGGCGGAAACAGTGTGTCTGTATTCCAGGTCCATCCAAGACGCTGTCTGGATGGACCTGGAAACATGCTGGCCAACGGGGCTCTGGTAAAGCAAACCAATCAAAACGGTAGCGGACAAGGCGTTTGGGGCaacaactcccacaccgaacctctcacagtcaaaacctttatatccataggttcacggtagcgttttgaacacatgcttcgcgttgtgccggcgaaacgcacatttcgtgtcgcgttgtgccggcgaaatgcacacttcttggacccctgcataactgcttgcagttctagttattcttacctccctaaaagtgggaccacagcccaaaccgtaaatggtgccgacacgcgaattgcatgactagatccagatctcttcggactacgcagacgacaaaatccagacacgccgaacactaggtggcgctataccaaggaatacgccgtttggggctataactcccacaccgaacctcccacaatcaaaaacttgtacccacatatccactggagtctgttgcatcttttggcctaggccacgcccatttgcgtctatgaatatttttcgcaaaatcgcgaaaaccgtaaaactgttttttcgctactcctcccacatttcttgaccaatcaacaccaaactttgcacacgacatcttcagacagcacacgcaaagaaattttgAACAgcttttttgatttgcccttcgacgacgaaacggtagcgttttgaatatttgtttattagctacgtttcacgtcgaaacgcaaaaaaattaaaaaataccaaaagtaaacatcggatcaagtccaaatttttgacaacatgtcggtgctacccctactggcgttcagtaaaataatcggaatatttcgccataagggggcgcaataaacgaggaaattgtatatcttctaattggccaaaggaatgttcttcaaactataagggaaccatcaaggggcaaacccgagtctatataaaaaatatggccaagaattattaatgtgggcgggagttatttggcaaaggaaaattgtctttggaaaatttcgccacaagggggcgcaaataaacgacgaactaatacatctcctaactggccaatggaatgttctgaaaacgcgttttgggctataactcccacaccgaagctcccacagtcaaaacctttatatccacagattcactggagtcagctgcagttgtgccggcgaaatgcacacttctttaTTCTTaactccctaaaagtgggaccacagcccaaaccgtaaatggtgccgacacgcgaattgcatgactagatccagatctcttcggaccaCGCAGaggacaaaatccagacacgccgaacactaggtggcgctataccaagggaaaacgcctttggggctataactcccacaccgaacctcccacaatcaaaaacttgtacccacatatccactggagtctgttgcatcttttggcataggccacgcccatttgcgtcaataattttttttcgcaaaatcgcgaaaaccgtaaaactgttttttcgctactcctcccacatttcttgaccaatcaacaccaaactttgcacacgacatcttcagacagacacgcaaagacatttttgaacacttttttgatttgcccttcgacgacgaaacggtagcgttttgaatatttgtttattattaggggtccaagccaacaggttggatccctattgtttttgtaaggatttttattattaggggtccaagccaacaggttggatccctattgtttttgtaaggatttttctttttaggggtccaagccaacaggttggatccctattgtttttgtaaggatttttctttttattatacttcccgccttgaaagtgggtccacagcccaaaccgtaaatggtgcacacgcgccaattacatgactagaaccaggtccggcaccgctactcagataaccaaatccagacatgccggccactaggtggcgctataccgaggagaaacacgtttggggctataactcccacaccgaacctcccagagtccaaaaacttgtacacacagatgcactggagtctgctgcatcttttggcctaggccacgcccatttgcgtccatgaatatttttcgctaaatcgcgaaaaccgcaaaactgttttttcgctactcctcccacatttcttgaccaatcgacaccaaagaaatcgtatacagttttttgatccgaccttcgacgacgaaacggtagagttttgaatatttgtttattagctaaattagacgtggaaaattaaaaatccacaggttcagggtagcgttttgaacacatgcttcgcgttgtgccggcgaaacgcacatttcttgtcgcgttgtgccggcgaaatgcacacttcttggacccctgcataactgcttgttattattccccccctagaagtgggcccacagcacaaaccgtaaatggtgcagacatgccaaatgcatgactagatcaagatccgtggcgactacgcagacgacaaaatccagacatgccggccactaggtggcgctataccaaggaatacgcgtttggggctataactcccacaccgaacctcccacagtcaaaaacgttatacccacagattcactggagtcagctgcatcttttggcacacgctgtttctcaatttttgaacacatgcttcgcgttgtgccggcgaaatgcacacttcttggacccctgcataactgcttgcagttctagttattaggggtccaagccaacaggttggatccctattgtttttgtaaggattattaggggtccaagccaacaggttggatccctattgtttttgtaaggatttttctttttaggggtccaagccaacaggttggaaccctattgtttttgtaaggatttttctttttattaggggtccaagccaacaggttggatccctattgtttttgtaaggatttttaggggtccaagccaacaggttggatccctattgtttttgtaaggattttttttattattattattcccccctagaagtgggtccacagcccaaaccgtaaatggtgccgacacgccaattgcatgactagatccagggccctgagttctaagcagacgacaaaatccagacacgccggccactaggtggcgctataccaaggaaagacgcgtttggggctataactcccacaccgaacctcccacattcaaaac encodes:
- the LOC130397471 gene encoding uncharacterized protein LOC130397471 isoform X2, with translation MPRASRASAAAKGKWTRILPMATTLARGFEPVRGTGARHRVEPWPVSAHTGKFNRLDLPPESPDKQFVLFVGDSHLRALVDRYVRMPDGCLSFGFLSTPGASAAELRTELLNADIPRTPDIVCLLAPSNNLKATPGIEAAGVAFEGLLRAARSRWPKVFVLDFPPRLASELAPQQFLREEFRRVAAKNDVKYCVTADRFPLDSRALWSRDGIHLSDDLGMPLLAKLLWHFSFLQLQSPLPATPPPVSPPKSPLTVRPFATTVVVKGEVSRPRPLDPFKETVVGRRGKRSQPESWDAPEDWDQSSVRILPHEVCTLVCVPPLVLRECFVVLNPIRFSTDKLAAMDRIVPSNLDVPMGNRSRKRKVAHGTTAVVSKGKKARLEALPTPARIAKPSKLVPPPRPVPEAAVPATLEGSVFVPSSKFAQPEGDDQTLCVDEWPFLQTEFCEKVNQPTPRVVSGQRKQEELTPWVPKVVMAQADKPTANETSFLGCSTKMTHIEDHEPFEPAPEVTASSQQSPPEDNGQLEDRHVTLGNQKAPCDFAPARAATSSHVTYDNPGCLQGSFDQSSHIFGENAGKQCATNGIAAIMTHTTHSVLKWKKKNIHHILKQGNGLYTSMLENKEISAAKTSGHIFISELPRHCKLNNKLFSLEYFDTLTGSLDQKDDYDASLQNIAMPLEEAIQKTLLQTDTCLLNIQGSVCAVFKVETAFAVFDPHSRSTWGSVAPDGTSIVAHYATVYELYDHIENLVNSLYQNHPHAFDIPNKVFEVTGVKAVEVNSPFTALTAQPEASTSAHDGTLDTDSDSDLCDLSVTDRNFLAYASFSLETCVTSTCDTTVNIDSDPPIHTEGASDVCFISVTDSPNIIFTGLTSREKNWICNKLNVVPSLDPNIVVQTFDMAQPEPCQTTSIEGDGNCFFRSLSSVLSGCESHHKAFRKAVVNHISNNPLNYITCLRRQFDSVEQYLRDSKMKYVGSWATELEIQASADLLCVDIYTYSQQKWITFTANIEPISRKAIYLNHCNECHYEPIACVKGKTSHTCFSLTSFCEMSHKMSNADLVSPRKKCSDKLKDLRKKKTYAEDTEYRRVKKLKTQERYYCDEQYQANRKTSSIEKYTNNEPFKQQLINSGIEKYANNETYKEEVKKRSIEKYANNEPFKQQVINRSFEKYANNEPFKQQVKNRSIEKYANNEPFKQQVKNRSIEKYANNEPFKEQVINSGIEKYANNEQYKEQVKNRSIEKYTNNPAHRDQVIQRIVIKYREDPAYKPSVIERNCQKRLNLTLLKHNIDFVIELFQEEVKHGPEHVCCVCHRLLFRKQVRLCDVSSFESKTSTVSAIAKQCITTKYLHQCDNACLTPCTLKQTVAGKLWICFSCNSKILSGKVPQESAVNNMALDPIPDELGTLNSLEQHLCALNIPFMRLVALPRGSQNSVHGPVTCVPSNSDVVTSVLPRLENQDLMIRIKLKRKLTYKGHYQYQYVHTQKIQNAIACLKDMNKWYKDIDFNAEWENPLPEDACSVLKECNPVNDTPSAPESSDITTQSDQVSDDEEADHIYETQTHGLLLDTCLQPIDIAQEIFDQHFESVLSIAPAEGNSPVRLLTDKGNEAKCFPTLFPKGTGTFHDARPHRLTLSRYINTRILNADGRFSSNLDYIFYAQYLSEVNQVVSKVSIALRKGYHAGESLAITSAMLSNKDYVQNVLKTDLGYKFLQPIRGTPVFWQGVQKNLFAMVRQLGVPTWFCSFSCADLRWTELIDVFMRLQKIQGNVNDLDWSQRCNLLKTNPVTAARMFQHRFQTFLNDVIKSPANPIGKVIDTFFRVEFQQRGSPHTHCLFWVENAPKIGKNTDQEVTQFIDKYISCELPPATDALHEVVSSVQKHSSKHSKSCRKKGTTCRFNFPRPPSNHTFLCRSKTDEDQEVTDADPIDVSILEMRKEKEVAKSVMTRVKHALSSPDLTFDTVDQLFASINITQEMFENAYRLTTNKNAVVHKRNPSDVYVNQYNKDLLRCWDANMDIQYVCDAFACVVYIISYISKAEQDMGLLLQHTQNEMKKHGNLDAKQTLNKLGSVFLHNREVSAQESVYRVTNMHLNECSRLVTFIPTGENTVRMSFPLSVIQSKAEQDDTSTDSIWMTSITDRYKNRPQGAIFHDICIATFASKYRVLYGKEQHSQGSVKLENNTGFVKMRTRGPDAVAKYARFSQTKYPEKHYHSLLQLFLPHYSTDELKPPPYNSYEQFYRTGSITNSSNTTQSVKEVVDFNRSLFEVDADELDRCQEVAGHRGAHDEAWADLCPESELERLECQEEMSNNNDTNHNEREAIPDLQSDAKATLSKEFPTHSIQRAEGLSIMRTLNEQQTQIFYKIRAWCLDKINGKNPDPFRVFISGGAGTGKSHLIKAVYYESCRLFARMSINPDDTHVLLAAPTGVAAYNINGSTIHSTFAITTTAKLPYQPLGDERINSLRATMKDLQILILDEVSMVDHKILTYVHGRLRQIKQQGDYALFGNVSIMAVGDFFQLGPVKGTPLYHEQLVTDLWNNHFTHIELTKIMRQKNKEFAETLNRLRKHRKGDNLYQRDEVLLRQRETGEGELTQDLHIFATNDEVAAHNTAMLHKTCTDLVQIKAQDSQRNPTTGQVTRKNNPKFDSQTCLSRTLIVGPSARVMLIKNIDLSDGLVNGVFGTVCKITFEGNVQFPKTILVKFDNDTIGRKLRSRSICFEPQFQQATPIDAVEDKVMTGGSRRQYPLRLAWACTIHKVQGLTLERAVVSLKRIFAAGQAYVALSRVTCEENLIIQDYAAKAFYSKPDIDISLQKMEPFIATPPAEITSTLKICLHNIQGLCQHMEDLKHDQRILSADIICVTETWLEQSTSVSSIEMPGWTFNHKLRSQSYHNMTQFQDLVNKRHGGVGYYHKDHITCNIIHMPCSDLEAIMFNVQPLNYNFIVLYKPPSYQLALFKQNLALVMQQFNQLSGGKVIMGDFNDNALVSKSAENFMQQQGYTQIVSSPTTENDTTIDHVYIRDISPTDIKVQILSTYYSDHECLCLDFLL